In Streptomyces sp. NBC_01426, one genomic interval encodes:
- the gap gene encoding type I glyceraldehyde-3-phosphate dehydrogenase, with the protein MTIRVGINGFGRIGRNYFRALLEQGADIEIVGVNDLTDNSTLVHLLKYDTILGRLKHEVSHTADTITVGGNTFKTFAERDPANLPWGELGADIVIESTGIFTKKADAAKHIAAGAKKVLISAPAKDEDITIVMGVNQDKYDAANHHVISNASCTTNCVAPMAKVLLENFGIVKGMMTTVHAYTNDQRILDFPHSDLRRARAAAENIIPTTTGAAKATALVIPELAGKLDGIAMRVPVPTGSVTDLVIELEREVTKDEVNAAFQKASEGQLKGILDYTEDAIVSSDIVNWPYSCTFDSSLTMVQGKQVKVIGWYDNEWGYSNRLVDLTVFVGERL; encoded by the coding sequence GTGACGATCCGCGTAGGCATCAACGGTTTTGGCCGAATTGGCCGCAACTACTTCCGTGCGCTCCTGGAGCAGGGAGCGGACATCGAGATCGTCGGTGTCAACGACCTGACTGACAATTCCACCCTGGTGCACCTGCTCAAGTACGACACCATCCTGGGCCGCCTCAAGCACGAGGTCTCCCACACCGCCGACACCATCACGGTGGGCGGCAACACCTTCAAGACCTTCGCCGAGCGCGACCCCGCGAACCTCCCCTGGGGCGAGCTGGGTGCCGACATCGTCATCGAGTCGACCGGCATCTTCACGAAGAAGGCCGACGCCGCCAAGCACATCGCGGCCGGCGCGAAGAAGGTCCTCATCTCGGCTCCGGCCAAGGACGAGGACATCACGATCGTGATGGGCGTCAACCAGGACAAGTACGACGCGGCCAACCACCACGTCATCTCCAACGCCTCCTGCACCACCAACTGTGTGGCGCCGATGGCCAAGGTTCTCCTGGAGAACTTCGGCATCGTCAAGGGCATGATGACGACGGTCCACGCGTACACGAACGACCAGCGCATCCTGGACTTCCCGCACTCGGACCTGCGTCGCGCCCGCGCCGCCGCCGAGAACATCATCCCGACCACCACCGGTGCCGCCAAGGCCACCGCGCTGGTCATCCCGGAGCTGGCGGGCAAGCTCGACGGCATCGCGATGCGCGTCCCGGTCCCCACCGGTTCCGTGACCGACCTGGTCATCGAGCTGGAGCGCGAGGTCACCAAGGACGAGGTCAACGCCGCGTTCCAGAAGGCCTCCGAGGGTCAGCTCAAGGGCATCCTGGACTACACCGAGGACGCGATCGTCTCCTCCGACATCGTGAACTGGCCGTACTCCTGCACCTTCGACTCCTCCCTGACCATGGTTCAGGGCAAGCAGGTCAAGGTCATCGGCTGGT
- the whiA gene encoding DNA-binding protein WhiA gives MAMTPAVKDEISRLPVTRTCCRKAEVSAILRFAGGLHLVSGRIVIEAELDTGVAARRLRKDILEIFGHSSDLVVMAPGGLRRGSRFVVRVVAGGDQLARQTGLVDGRGRPIRGLPPQVVSGATCDAEAAWRGAFLAHGSLTEPGRSSSLEVTCPGPEAALALVGAARRLSIAAKAREVRGVDRVVVRDGDAIGALLTRLGAHDSVLAWEERRMRREVRATANRLANFDDANLRRSARAAVAAGARVQRALEILGEEVPEHLAAAGRLRMEHKQASLEELGALADPPLTKDAVAGRIRRLLAMADKRAQDLGVPGTESNLDLSEELADNMAG, from the coding sequence GATCTCTCGCCTGCCCGTCACCCGGACCTGCTGCAGGAAGGCCGAGGTCTCGGCGATCCTCCGGTTCGCCGGTGGTCTGCACCTGGTGAGCGGCCGCATCGTCATCGAGGCGGAGCTGGACACGGGGGTCGCCGCCCGGAGACTGCGCAAGGACATCCTGGAGATCTTCGGCCATTCCTCGGACCTCGTCGTGATGGCTCCCGGCGGACTGCGCCGCGGCAGCCGCTTCGTCGTGCGCGTCGTCGCCGGCGGGGACCAGCTGGCACGCCAGACGGGCCTCGTGGACGGCCGGGGACGCCCCATCCGGGGCCTCCCGCCCCAGGTGGTCTCCGGGGCCACCTGCGATGCGGAGGCGGCCTGGCGCGGTGCCTTCCTGGCCCACGGCTCCCTCACCGAGCCGGGTCGGTCGTCCTCCCTGGAGGTCACCTGCCCCGGTCCGGAGGCCGCCCTGGCCCTGGTGGGCGCCGCCCGCAGGCTCTCCATCGCCGCCAAGGCGCGCGAGGTGCGCGGTGTCGACCGGGTCGTCGTCCGCGACGGCGACGCGATCGGGGCCCTGCTCACCCGGCTGGGCGCGCACGACTCGGTACTGGCCTGGGAGGAGCGGCGGATGCGCCGCGAGGTCCGCGCCACCGCCAACCGCCTGGCCAACTTCGACGACGCCAACCTGCGCCGCTCCGCCCGCGCCGCGGTGGCCGCCGGAGCCCGGGTGCAGCGCGCGCTGGAGATCCTCGGCGAGGAGGTCCCCGAGCACCTCGCGGCCGCCGGCCGGCTGCGCATGGAGCACAAGCAGGCCTCCCTGGAGGAGCTGGGCGCGCTCGCCGACCCGCCGCTGACCAAGGACGCGGTCGCCGGCCGGATCCGTCGCCTGCTGGCGATGGCCGACAAGCGGGCCCAGGACCTGGGCGTCCCGGGCACCGAGTCGAACCTCGACCTCAGTGAGGAACTGGCCGACAACATGGCCGGCTGA
- a CDS encoding M14 family metallopeptidase produces MRHRARSILAASALVFGTTLAALPVAAQAQPTAEDGSAASDEVRVYDADITREQVPLVLAAGQDAHELAERAPEHGTAKVELFLTAGQAKELAARGVKPVERRIAAGATARAKAAGDGVFRPYSGKGGLQEEILRTAQENPALTKVVSIGKTVQGKDILALKVTKNAKKAKDGDKPAVLYMSNQHAREWITPEMTRRLMHQTLDGYGKDARITRLVDNTELWFLLSANPDGYDHTFTADSARLWRKNLHDNNGDGKITAGDGVDLNRNFPYKWGYDNEGSSPNEASETYRGPKAGSEPETAALDRFEKRIGFEYAINYHSASELLLYGVGWQVATPTPDDVAYKALAGTPENPAVPGYYPQLSSELYTTNGEADGHAGNVNGVMMFTPEMTTCQTAAASDPNDRWKPEDCASGFNFPDDEKLIQAEFAKNVPFALAVGESAARPDQPASSVGLKAADFTVDPFATSYVARGEDQTVAVTARKALKDKELNFRINGGRTHDEGLNAWKGGETYGGEDNNWFDEYRAKVDGARPGDKVEVWFTGRDRSGKRVSSEHFTYTVAERPRADVLVIAEEGAPAQHARTYVDALRANGRSAAVWDVAVQGTPHPLGVLSHFRTAVHYTGAKSPGGDTQLAIRDFLNEGGKLIEAGELAGGNAQVGPAVTNDFSQYWLGAYGRAGVSAPTGFTGAGGLAGATGGLGDAAGNPLNAPGSYTVTSDTLPAAQFPRFKSAQAGQYAGVVNPYAPYAGAGMASALHTDDDWKRLTRTVDLTKVSAADKPALRMALNWNTEEGYDHAALEARTAGGEDWTTLPEANGLTSAAVPTECEGGFLLNGHPFLRHYLTLDGGGCAPQGTSGAWNSFTGSSGGWKQVSFDLSAYAGKTVEVSLSYVTDPGSGGRGVFADEARLNVAGADQAVEGFETSLGAWGAGPAPAGSPDVPGDWSRSGELFTSYAAVTTRDTVLVGFGLEHLPTAKDRAVLVGKALRSLNH; encoded by the coding sequence ATGAGGCACCGCGCGAGATCGATCCTCGCCGCAAGCGCACTCGTCTTCGGAACCACACTGGCCGCACTGCCCGTCGCGGCCCAGGCGCAGCCCACCGCGGAGGACGGATCCGCCGCCTCCGACGAGGTGCGGGTCTACGACGCGGACATCACCCGCGAACAGGTCCCGCTGGTCCTCGCCGCCGGCCAGGACGCCCACGAACTCGCCGAACGGGCGCCCGAGCACGGGACCGCCAAGGTCGAGTTGTTCCTGACCGCCGGCCAGGCGAAGGAACTCGCGGCCCGCGGCGTGAAGCCGGTCGAGCGCAGGATCGCCGCCGGCGCGACGGCCCGCGCGAAGGCCGCCGGCGACGGGGTGTTCCGCCCGTACAGCGGAAAGGGCGGCCTCCAGGAGGAGATCCTCCGCACCGCGCAGGAGAACCCGGCGCTCACCAAGGTCGTCTCCATCGGCAAGACCGTCCAGGGCAAGGACATCCTCGCCCTCAAGGTCACCAAGAACGCCAAGAAGGCCAAGGACGGCGACAAGCCCGCCGTCCTGTACATGTCGAACCAGCACGCCCGCGAGTGGATCACCCCCGAGATGACCCGGCGGCTGATGCACCAGACCCTCGACGGCTACGGCAAGGACGCCCGGATCACCAGGCTGGTCGACAACACCGAGCTGTGGTTCCTGCTCTCCGCCAACCCGGACGGCTACGACCACACCTTCACCGCCGACTCCGCCCGCCTGTGGCGCAAGAACCTGCACGACAACAACGGCGACGGAAAGATCACGGCCGGCGACGGCGTCGACCTCAACCGCAACTTCCCCTACAAGTGGGGCTACGACAACGAGGGTTCCTCGCCGAACGAGGCGAGCGAGACCTACCGCGGCCCCAAGGCCGGCTCCGAGCCCGAGACCGCGGCGCTCGACCGGTTCGAGAAGCGCATCGGCTTCGAGTACGCCATCAACTACCACTCCGCGTCCGAACTGCTCCTCTACGGAGTCGGCTGGCAGGTGGCCACCCCGACCCCCGACGACGTCGCCTACAAGGCGCTCGCCGGGACCCCCGAGAACCCTGCCGTCCCCGGCTACTATCCACAGCTCTCCTCCGAGCTGTACACCACGAACGGCGAGGCCGACGGACACGCCGGCAACGTCAACGGCGTCATGATGTTCACGCCGGAGATGACCACCTGTCAGACGGCCGCCGCGAGCGACCCGAACGACCGGTGGAAGCCCGAGGACTGCGCCTCCGGATTCAACTTCCCGGACGACGAGAAGCTGATCCAGGCCGAGTTCGCCAAGAACGTCCCCTTCGCGCTCGCCGTCGGCGAGAGCGCCGCGCGCCCCGACCAGCCGGCCTCCTCCGTCGGGCTGAAGGCCGCCGACTTCACCGTGGACCCGTTCGCCACGTCCTACGTCGCCCGCGGCGAGGACCAGACGGTGGCCGTCACCGCCCGCAAGGCGCTCAAGGACAAGGAACTCAACTTCCGGATCAACGGCGGCCGCACCCACGACGAGGGACTCAATGCCTGGAAGGGCGGCGAGACCTACGGCGGCGAGGACAACAACTGGTTCGACGAGTACCGGGCCAAGGTCGACGGCGCCAGGCCCGGCGACAAGGTCGAGGTCTGGTTCACCGGCCGCGACCGCTCCGGCAAGCGGGTCTCCAGCGAGCACTTCACGTACACCGTGGCCGAGCGGCCCCGGGCGGACGTCCTGGTGATCGCCGAGGAGGGCGCCCCGGCACAGCACGCGCGGACGTACGTCGACGCGCTGCGCGCCAACGGGCGGTCCGCCGCCGTCTGGGACGTCGCCGTCCAGGGCACCCCGCACCCCCTCGGAGTCCTCTCGCACTTCCGCACGGCCGTCCACTACACGGGAGCCAAGAGCCCCGGCGGTGACACCCAGCTGGCGATCCGCGACTTCCTCAACGAGGGCGGCAAGCTGATCGAGGCCGGCGAACTGGCCGGCGGCAACGCCCAGGTCGGCCCCGCCGTCACCAACGACTTCAGCCAGTACTGGCTCGGCGCCTACGGCCGGGCCGGCGTGAGCGCCCCCACCGGCTTCACCGGAGCCGGCGGCCTCGCCGGGGCCACGGGCGGCCTCGGGGACGCGGCGGGCAACCCGCTGAACGCGCCAGGCTCCTACACCGTCACCTCGGACACCCTGCCGGCCGCGCAGTTCCCGCGGTTCAAGAGCGCCCAGGCGGGCCAGTACGCCGGGGTCGTCAACCCGTACGCCCCCTACGCCGGCGCCGGCATGGCCTCGGCCCTGCACACCGACGACGACTGGAAGCGGCTGACCCGGACCGTGGACCTCACCAAGGTCTCCGCCGCCGACAAGCCAGCCCTGCGCATGGCCCTGAACTGGAACACCGAGGAGGGCTACGACCACGCCGCCCTGGAGGCCCGCACGGCCGGCGGCGAGGACTGGACGACCCTGCCCGAGGCGAACGGCCTGACCAGCGCAGCGGTCCCGACCGAGTGCGAGGGAGGGTTCCTGCTGAACGGCCACCCGTTCCTGCGCCACTACCTGACGCTCGACGGCGGCGGCTGCGCCCCGCAGGGCACCAGCGGGGCCTGGAACAGCTTCACCGGATCCTCCGGCGGCTGGAAGCAGGTCTCCTTCGACCTGAGCGCGTACGCCGGCAAGACCGTCGAGGTCTCGCTGTCCTACGTCACCGACCCGGGATCGGGCGGCCGCGGCGTCTTCGCGGACGAGGCGCGGCTGAACGTGGCCGGAGCCGACCAGGCCGTCGAGGGCTTCGAGACCTCGCTGGGCGCCTGGGGCGCCGGGCCCGCACCTGCCGGAAGCCCCGACGTTCCGGGCGATTGGTCCCGGTCCGGGGAGCTGTTCACGTCCTACGCGGCGGTGACTACGCGTGACACCGTTCTGGTCGGTTTCGGCCTGGAACACCTGCCGACCGCGAAGGACCGAGCCGTACTCGTCGGTAAGGCGCTCCGTTCACTGAACCACTGA